The window TGTCGGGCCGCAGTTCTCCCTCAAAGCCGCAGCAGAGAGGCCCTGACAGCTGCGCCGGCGTCTGGAGAGCGCCGTTTCCGCAGCAGGCGGTGCCCACAGTCCAGCCCATCCGCATCGATATCCCAGTAACCAGAGCAGTTTATGCAAGTCCTCCGCTCACCACCTTCCAGCAGAACTCCTCCAGGACCGGCCGGACGCTCCACGCAGACAGACAGGGTCCTTGGAGCCCAGCGGGTCGCGTTTTTTCCGCGTCTGCTGCCCCAAAAGCATCAGACAAACCTCAGGTGAGCATCACCCCGACGAAGCACGTGTCCTTTCAGGAGCCTCCTCCTCAGCACAGGAGCTCCGGCCCGGGGAGGCGCGGGGACCCGCGGGGGCTGAGCGACCCCTGGAGAAGGGAGGCGCGGGAGGAGCTGAGGAAGCAGCAGAGGCTCCTGGCGGTGGAGCGGCTGCAGCAGGAAGTGGAGGAACTTCAGAAGAAGGAGCAGCGGACATCCCAGGAGAACGACCGACTCCGCCGGCTCAGCCTGGAGCTGCAGTTCCAGAGGAGACTGCAGGAGGCTcagagaggggaggaggaggaggaggaagaggaggagatccTGAAGAACGGGACGTCACAGGTCCAGGTGAAGATGGTCAACCTTTGAGGGTTTTCTGGTCGTCTTCACTTCCAGACCAAAAAAATCATTAAgtcaataaaaatgaacaatttagaGCCTAATTCCAGTTTGATGCAACAAAACCAAGGAAAGTTTTCAAATCTCTAACGTGTTTGAGTTTCCTTCATCATTATGTCAAAGAGCTTCAACATGGATTCTGTCTGATGGTTCACAGCAGAACGGTTCTGATCCAAACAAAGACTGCGAGCGGAACCGGGAGGAAAATCCTCCAAATGAAGACGAAGCGACGTCAGGTGAGAACGGTTTAATGGGAACCGGCTTCAGAAACATGAACAACGTTCTGGTGTTTCTCTCAGGAACTGGActgaaacagaacagaaccaaCGACCCGACACCAGCAGAGTGAGTCCATGGAAACATCAGCACCACTGATCCtgagtaaaaaacattttttcaaaataaaattcaagttTTGTTTTCAGGAAGGAGAGACTGTGGAGGAGCTCGGCCCCGGAGAAGCTCCCCTTCAGGGAGCGTCAGCGCCTCTTCTCCCCGCCGTCCAGCGCATGAGTCCAGAGACCACAGCAGACGGACGGCGTTCGCCGCCTCTGACAGGACGTCTGAAACCCCAAACCAGAGCTCCGGGTCGGATCACCTGTTCTCAGGGGGCCGTCCTTCATCGTAGAGGAGGTCACTTGATGCGCTGATAGAACTGGACCACCGCCTTCTCCTGCTCCGTGGTTTCGATGGACCCGGCTCTCATCCTGCGGATCTCGTTGATGGCGTCGATCCCAGAAATCTTGCGGCTCTTCACAAGGTAGCAGGCCAGCATGGTGCCGGTTCTGCCAAAGCCGTGCATGCAGTGGACGGCCACGCCCTGACGACCAAACACACAACCACTGAGCACGGCACACGCCCAGCTACGCTTTGTTTACACACATTAAACATTCGGGTTCCACCAGACGGAGGAAGGGAACGCCTTTATGCGGTCACAGAGAACGAAGAGACAGACAGGAACCTCCTTACCTCCTTCTTGGCGTTGGCCTCCTCCACGATGGACAGAAATCGATCGATCTGGGCCGGCGATGGAGGAGTGAAGTCGACGATCTTAATGTGGTGAAGCTGCAACTCTGGAAAGGCCTCGTGGTTGGGAGGTTTCCTCTCGCAGAGGCAGACCAGGTGTTTGATGCCGTTGTCTGAGAGATACCGGTAATCGCACGGCATCCGGGGCATGGCCAGCCCGGCCAGCCGCCCCGCTTCCACCCAGGAGAAGTTTTGAGGAGGAGACGAGGCCATGAGGCtgagaggagggaggaggaaccGAGAGGCAGCTGCAGGAAGCCGTCCGTGTCCGTGGTCGGCCTTTCCTTCAGCGCTTCCGGGAAATGATCCTGAACTGTTGGGAGGAATCTGCTGATAAACATTTGGACTTTGCTTTCCAGGCACACAATCTCAGCTCTGCCAGgtttacagaaaaaaggaacacatttttgtggagatgtttccatttttcaaagtttagGCCATAAAAGTCTGTTTATGACTGACAGTATCTTAAATCTGCAGAACTGCTGCTGTGAAGTATATGATAAAAGAATCAACAAAAATATTCGGAATAACCTAAAGAAGACATTTATAGGACTGTACCGGAAAATACATTAAGAAGAAAACTTAAATCTTACTGactgtaaaactgtttttagaagGTTGAAACAGTCAACTGCTGCCTCATTAAGCAAAATTAGTTCGTTTTTAAGTCAACAGACTGAGTTATGTTAAAAGTGTAATGGGATTTTTGTCTGTGTCCGCAGAATTTAACTTCTCAAATGGCATTATACaaagaataaataacattttaaatccaCCTTTGATATAAAAATCATGAAACCCGATGAGAATGACTGGATAGCATGTAGCTAACAGTTAGCTTGTAAACTCGCTAGCATAAATCGCTGCTTGTGGAGGCTGACAGACATGAAgtcagacagaaaaacatcctcatttatttaacaaaccttaattatgttctttaaatgaAGTTACTTACAGCTGGAGTGAAGAAAAGTTGAGCTGCTAACCGCTGGGGAAGCTAGCTGTAAACCTCCGCCTCAGTGCAACAGCGGAGGGTTACCAAGAAAGTTTCCCGTCGAGACAGGTTCACACAGGTTAACCAGAGTGGGCAGTGCCCGTATGTTGGTTGCTATGGATACCATTATTATTTAAAGGCGTTGTACGATGACTTAGTACAGATTTAGAGATTTAGTCCGCCTGGAAACAACTTTTTACCATCACAGTACATCTAGTCTTTGAGCTTCATATTAGACGATCGCACCAAGGCTGTATAAGTCAGGATGGCCGAGCGGTCTAAGGCGCTGCGTTCAGGTCGCAGTCTCCCCTGGAGGCGTGGGTTcgaatcccacttctgacattacattttctccatatatgaaaacctttttataaATTCACTTCCGTCATTATTGACCtgaaatttgatttgtttttaccattcaactgtTACTATTAAAGAGGGTTTCATATGTGCTCAGAAAACCCACCAAGGAGCACATTCCCTGCACGTAATTCTTCTTTGACTGCATTATGAAGATTTctacattttctgtcttttgaatAAGCTTGTTTTTAAGcataaacaataaaatcatttaaatttctAACACAGTTGAAAAGTATAGTGGACAGGTTCGATTCCCTCTTGTAATTACCTTCTTTTAATCCCTGCAAATAAGCTTTTGTGGGCTTTAAATGATTAGAATGTCATAAATGTATTCCTGAATTTTCCTTTGTATTGAAATTCCTTTTTCTATGGAGCCCCAAATTGTTCataatttaaaagataaaagtgaCCTCGTGCaatcacacaatcaaccaaCAAACCCCTCATAAATTCATGAAAAggtcatgaaattgtgaaaaacctgcacatatATTTtgaattagccattatatttttaaattatttcattttgctttaaaaaccttgtccttattttaaaacagcattttaaaacattcatttttaacaaggtcatatttattttatttttattatgagcAATTTAGAGCTCCATACATAACAGACATgaccagcagatggcagcaaacGCATTTTTACCAAATATTCAGACTGATTTCATGAACATGTGTAGAAACATCTATGACAAAAGTTAAAACACAAAGTCTGTGGATTCCTGTGaagaacatgaagaaaaaaacctgtacATGTTTAAAATAGAAGGAAATGTCTGCTTGTTGAAGCAAGAATCACCAACGTAAAGTAGCGACATTCCTTCCTCAGAAAAGTTTTCTCCTGCTGTGCAGCGACGCCGTTTTCCTCTGAAGGACGATCAAAAGGTCTTTTTCTCCTTCAACCTTCTCCACTTTTAACTTCCTGTTGCACATGTTTGACATGAAATGTAAGATTCTTGACTTTTCTTCCATCTCTTTGATCGTTAGACTTCTTAAGTT is drawn from Oryzias latipes chromosome 22, ASM223467v1 and contains these coding sequences:
- the dusp23 gene encoding dual specificity protein phosphatase 23; translated protein: MASSPPQNFSWVEAGRLAGLAMPRMPCDYRYLSDNGIKHLVCLCERKPPNHEAFPELQLHHIKIVDFTPPSPAQIDRFLSIVEEANAKKEGVAVHCMHGFGRTGTMLACYLVKSRKISGIDAINEIRRMRAGSIETTEQEKAVVQFYQRIK